In a single window of the Pocillopora verrucosa isolate sample1 chromosome 4, ASM3666991v2, whole genome shotgun sequence genome:
- the LOC131796728 gene encoding uncharacterized protein isoform X1, with protein sequence MSAASDYPEIVPKSASEAKGIDFCGTKHSFYIIRSDVGVYMRCEDIHAGKDIKIHRLSEACRWGDHYLATDSFFYIIKGDEYRRVTDLSKDDDAVVYSLHCNCRGGSGYYSAFGNWYIVFANRGTYRRVSNMNKDEDAVEYKIHQAFQDGIYFWGTNDYVYCLKQAGKWGVTYHRSTNMNLNKDCGDFSVHESVLKFIPGGIAHTHGKVFGYWKDVKCLQNDSDTAIELEKTIKKTVGFDRSTMSSIELEWSIEMGISEEVGIKAQISELIEALCKVQYSLKETFGGKMVNTEQFKWSDITKEDENVELKIPPNTKLYVWQFQMGFGKKKNLFSCDTAITYGKTPPEETLKYFMH encoded by the coding sequence ATGTCCGCCGCTTCAGATTATCCGGAGATCGTGCCGAAGAGTGCATCTGAGGCTAAAGGAATAGACTTTTGTGGTACTAAACACAGCTTCTATATTATCCGATCTGATGTGGGTGTCTACATGAGGTGCGAAGATATTCACGCTGGAAAAGATATCAAGATTCACCGTCTAAGTGAGGCCTGTAGATGGGGCGATCATTATTTGGCCACTGACtcttttttttacatcattaaAGGAGATGAATATCGCAGAGTTACCGACCTGAGTAAAGACGATGACGCTGTGGTTTACTCTCTTCATTGCAACTGTCGCGGAGGAAGCGGCTACTACTCTGCCTTTGGTAATTGGTACATCGTGTTTGCCAACAGAGGTACCTACAGACGAGTGAGTAACATGAACAAAGATGAAGACGCAGTTGAATATAAAATCCATCAAGCGTTCCAAGATGGCATCTATTTCTGGGGTACCAATGATTATGTGTACTGTCTGAAGCAGGCTGGAAAATGGGGTGTCACCTATCACAGAAGCACCAATATGAACTTGAACAAAGATTGCGGTGACTTCAGCGTTCACGAGTCAGTGCTCAAGTTTATCCCTGGTGGTATAGCGCACACCCATGGAAAAGTGTTCGGGTATTGGAAAGAtgtaaaatgtcttcaaaatGACTCCGACACCGCCATTGAATTGGAAAAAACCATCAAGAAAACCGTTGGATTTGACAGGAGCACAATGTCCTCCATAGAGTTGGAATGGTCCATCGAGATGGGAATAAGCGAAGAAGTAGGAATCAAAGCCCAAATTTCAGAATTGATTGAGGCTCTCTGTAAAGTTCAGTATAGCCTCAAAGAGACGTTTGGTGGAAAGATGGTCAACACAGAGCAGTTCAAGTGGAGTGACATCACTAAAGAAGACGAAAACGTTGAGCTGAAAATTCCACCGAACACCAAGCTGTACGTTTGGCAGTTTCAAATGGGCTTTGGAAAGAAGAAGAACCTCTTCAGTTGTGACACTGCGATCACATACGGTAAAACACCACCTGAGGAAACATTAAAGTATTTTATGCATTAA